From Denitrovibrio acetiphilus DSM 12809, the proteins below share one genomic window:
- a CDS encoding SIMPL domain-containing protein produces the protein MNRARSKEAFILGIFIFLGLAFLGYTLGSSAVKIKEYERTVKVKGLSQKEFPADIIIWPIQFTVADNTLKGIYSSLDSDADKIKQFLISQGVPTEEISISLASVTDKTANMYGSEKTPEFRYTSTRTVTVYSKNVAQVREVMNRIGELGKAGIALTGNNYDNRIEYLFTRLNEVKPAMIEEATNKAREVATKFAEDSSSRLGKIKSASQGQFTIYDRDRNTPHIKKLRVVSTVEFYLSD, from the coding sequence ATGAATAGGGCAAGAAGCAAAGAGGCTTTTATTCTCGGCATATTTATATTTCTTGGGCTTGCTTTCCTTGGCTATACACTGGGCAGCTCAGCAGTAAAGATTAAAGAATACGAACGAACAGTAAAAGTAAAAGGTTTATCGCAAAAGGAATTCCCGGCAGACATAATAATATGGCCGATACAGTTCACTGTGGCTGACAATACACTGAAAGGCATATATTCTTCGCTGGACTCCGACGCTGACAAGATCAAACAGTTCCTGATATCGCAAGGGGTCCCCACAGAAGAGATATCAATATCTCTGGCATCTGTAACAGACAAAACAGCAAACATGTACGGCAGCGAAAAGACTCCTGAGTTCAGATATACCTCAACAAGAACTGTTACAGTTTACAGCAAGAATGTCGCACAAGTCCGTGAAGTAATGAACCGTATAGGCGAGCTCGGCAAAGCCGGTATCGCTCTCACAGGGAACAATTACGACAACAGAATCGAATATCTGTTCACGAGGCTTAATGAAGTCAAGCCCGCCATGATAGAGGAAGCTACTAATAAAGCACGAGAAGTCGCAACCAAGTTTGCCGAAGACTCCAGCAGCAGACTCGGCAAGATCAAATCGGCATCGCAGGGGCAGTTCACCATCTATGACAGAGACCGTAACACCCCTCATATCAAAAAACTCCGGGTAGTCTCAACTGTGGAATTTTATCTGTCGGACTGA
- a CDS encoding TIGR03545 family protein, which yields MRKLISLFRIKGLIIWLAVISLIAVFILVFMDSLLKKAFIVSSETINRAKVELDSLETDLTKTSVTLDNLSWTDREKPMRNLFTFNSAKLDIEAAPLLKKHVTIDNFSIDGLELDTERKTSGALAKSKETETANNETSKTETNNIFSKLKDIDISTAIDIEKIPAVKEARRLGSLAKEKAAMWNSKIAKAADTAELKATYEIIQKIDVESYNFPADILKAKKDAETVQAFIKQVQAKKNETDRLVKELSMEQSNISNELSNLKKMSQKAPKDLLMSADSNPVDAKAIVQELIGKNLTDTLTKSVALYRKYQHMIPRPEKGEAKPETVKRVSEKGTYVYFRKSGETPRVYIKNMYLNGSTKNGDILTGNIKNLSTDITYKPYDIDLKLLKSSGTTPFFTLGGQVGVVENAISTYLQISASGYPISDIIHPSDNNSLKGVSGNIDMQGQIKGTGEDFTLDIRLTSPLIGIDINSENMDSKLAELLDSAIGKVDNFTADLSASGTLDNYSINISTNLQDIISRNIKGYLTKQIQKVNGEIQKRYNEEMTKIFAGSENAIAGLSLNDSSKLKLKELTGLNSNAAEKNNLIKKAISGQAGSGALDKLKSKFPF from the coding sequence ATGCGTAAGCTTATATCATTATTCAGAATAAAAGGACTTATTATATGGCTGGCGGTCATATCGCTTATAGCAGTTTTTATACTGGTTTTCATGGACAGCCTGCTAAAAAAGGCTTTTATCGTTTCATCAGAAACAATTAACAGAGCTAAAGTCGAACTGGACTCCCTTGAAACTGACCTTACCAAAACTTCTGTAACACTTGACAACCTGTCATGGACTGATAGAGAAAAACCGATGCGGAACCTCTTCACCTTTAACAGTGCCAAACTGGACATAGAAGCAGCCCCTCTGCTGAAAAAGCACGTTACCATTGACAATTTCTCCATTGACGGACTGGAGCTGGACACCGAACGCAAAACCAGCGGAGCACTGGCAAAATCGAAAGAAACAGAAACAGCAAACAATGAGACAAGTAAAACTGAAACAAATAATATATTTTCAAAGCTCAAAGATATAGACATCTCAACAGCGATAGATATTGAAAAAATACCGGCAGTTAAAGAGGCAAGACGTCTGGGGTCTCTGGCAAAAGAGAAAGCGGCTATGTGGAATAGCAAAATAGCCAAAGCCGCTGATACAGCAGAACTGAAAGCAACTTATGAAATAATTCAAAAAATTGATGTTGAATCATATAACTTTCCGGCAGACATTCTGAAAGCAAAAAAGGATGCAGAAACTGTGCAGGCATTCATAAAACAGGTTCAGGCAAAGAAAAACGAGACAGACCGTCTGGTAAAAGAACTCAGTATGGAACAGAGCAACATCAGCAATGAGCTGTCAAACCTGAAGAAAATGTCACAGAAAGCACCAAAGGATCTCCTGATGTCTGCTGATTCCAACCCTGTTGACGCAAAAGCTATCGTACAGGAACTGATTGGAAAAAATCTGACCGATACACTAACCAAATCAGTTGCGCTCTACCGTAAATATCAGCACATGATACCCAGACCGGAGAAAGGCGAAGCTAAACCTGAAACAGTCAAACGTGTATCTGAAAAAGGCACCTATGTGTACTTTCGTAAATCTGGCGAAACACCAAGAGTCTACATTAAAAACATGTATCTGAACGGTTCTACAAAAAACGGAGATATCCTTACAGGCAACATCAAAAACCTGAGCACGGATATTACATACAAGCCTTATGATATTGACCTGAAACTCTTAAAATCATCAGGCACAACCCCATTCTTCACTCTCGGAGGTCAGGTCGGTGTTGTTGAAAACGCAATAAGTACATATCTGCAAATAAGCGCATCAGGGTATCCCATCTCAGATATTATACACCCTTCTGACAACAATTCTCTGAAAGGTGTTTCCGGTAATATTGATATGCAGGGGCAGATAAAAGGAACAGGCGAGGATTTTACCCTCGACATAAGGCTTACCAGTCCGCTGATAGGGATCGATATAAACAGCGAAAACATGGACAGTAAACTTGCGGAGCTTCTGGATTCCGCCATCGGCAAAGTAGACAACTTCACAGCCGACCTGTCCGCATCGGGGACTCTCGACAACTACAGCATAAACATATCCACAAACCTTCAAGACATAATCAGCAGAAACATCAAAGGGTATCTGACCAAACAGATTCAGAAGGTTAATGGAGAGATACAGAAACGCTATAACGAAGAGATGACAAAAATATTTGCAGGCTCAGAAAATGCTATAGCCGGCTTATCTCTCAATGACTCCAGCAAGTTGAAGCTCAAAGAGCTCACAGGTTTAAACAGCAACGCCGCCGAAAAAAACAACCTGATCAAAAAAGCAATCTCAGGTCAGGCAGGATCAGGCGCTCTGGATAAACTCAAAAGCAAATTCCCCTTCTGA
- a CDS encoding TIGR03546 family protein has product MIIWKIILKVLQILSSEETPNQVAFGFCLGAIMALTPLFSPHNLIVLLLITVTAVSFRSAVLGFTILFIPGYVVAPVADKLGYYLLADSPRLIPFWTGFFDLPLMQFSDLNNTYTLGSLIVSLLLFIPMFAGVRYFVFRYRKDLKDKIEKSRWYKAVANSKIFIWLKKAYDLLGNGAHA; this is encoded by the coding sequence ATGATTATATGGAAAATAATATTAAAAGTTCTTCAGATACTCAGCAGCGAAGAGACCCCAAATCAGGTCGCATTCGGGTTCTGTCTGGGCGCAATAATGGCTTTAACACCACTGTTTTCTCCTCATAACCTGATAGTATTACTGCTTATTACAGTAACGGCTGTCAGTTTCCGCAGTGCTGTGCTTGGTTTTACAATACTTTTTATCCCCGGATACGTAGTTGCACCTGTTGCTGACAAGCTGGGGTATTATCTTTTAGCAGATTCCCCCAGACTGATCCCCTTCTGGACGGGATTCTTCGATCTGCCTTTAATGCAGTTCTCAGACCTGAACAACACGTACACACTCGGCAGCCTGATAGTTTCACTACTGCTTTTCATTCCCATGTTTGCAGGCGTCAGATACTTTGTATTCCGCTACAGAAAGGATCTGAAAGATAAAATAGAAAAAAGCAGATGGTACAAGGCTGTTGCAAATTCAAAAATATTCATATGGCTCAAAAAGGCTTACGACCTTTTAGGGAACGGTGCACATGCGTAA
- a CDS encoding iron chelate uptake ABC transporter family permease subunit, with protein sequence MKIFILTLLLVILGFASLFLGFTDISVMDLFSMTDRQALVMVVSRIPRLAAVVITGASMSICGVIMQQVTHNKFVSPTTAGTMDAQSRNLVSLTQSQVRIDSH encoded by the coding sequence ATGAAGATTTTTATTTTAACATTGTTGCTGGTAATTCTTGGTTTTGCTTCTCTCTTTCTGGGATTCACAGATATCTCTGTTATGGACTTATTTTCTATGACAGACAGACAGGCGCTTGTTATGGTTGTCAGCAGGATACCGAGGCTTGCAGCGGTCGTCATAACAGGGGCATCCATGAGTATATGCGGTGTTATTATGCAGCAGGTGACTCATAACAAATTTGTCTCTCCGACCACAGCCGGCACGATGGATGCGCAAAGCAGAAATCTGGTATCTTTGACTCAGAGTCAAGTGCGGATAGATTCTCATTAG
- a CDS encoding sigma-54-dependent transcriptional regulator, with the protein MTSILLVDDERDWLVSFRRTLLQYDITSSENIRTAQREDEVFDILEKEDTDLVFLDLMLGDVSGKDVLHRIKQKFPHLPVIIMTGVNDIHMALNCGKLGAMDYMVKTSLIEELISNIKRIIKIHQLEKENHALKDGLFSISEEFPVFKDFITKSSRMHSVFKYLTALAVSPYPILITGESGVGKGVLAKATAELSRPGRPFVSINVSGLDDHAFSDTLFGHRKGAFTGADSNRPGAIQKADDGTLFLDEIGDLPNTLQVKLLYLAQDGEYQQLGSDAASKSRARLIFATNQNLEDKCRAGEFRQDLYYRLNTHFVHIPPLRERPEDIQILFHHFISQASQEFQRSVPEITQDALDLISAYSFPGNTRQLRAICFDVLARTQNKIQAKDLQSYLTSNETKIDLNDSPLPKVDEVIDQLICDAMKLAGNNQTKAAAMIGISQSTLSRRLRK; encoded by the coding sequence ATGACATCAATCCTTCTGGTAGATGACGAAAGGGACTGGCTTGTCTCTTTCAGACGGACGCTTTTGCAATATGATATTACCTCATCTGAAAATATACGCACCGCTCAAAGAGAAGACGAAGTTTTTGATATCTTAGAAAAGGAAGATACAGACCTGGTTTTCCTGGATTTAATGCTCGGAGATGTCTCTGGAAAAGATGTGCTGCACAGGATCAAACAGAAATTTCCTCATCTGCCCGTGATAATTATGACAGGGGTGAACGATATCCATATGGCGCTGAATTGCGGAAAGCTGGGAGCTATGGACTATATGGTGAAAACATCTCTCATAGAAGAACTGATAAGTAATATTAAACGCATTATAAAAATACATCAGCTTGAAAAAGAAAACCATGCGCTGAAAGACGGACTGTTTTCTATTAGTGAGGAATTCCCTGTGTTTAAGGATTTCATTACTAAGAGTAGCCGTATGCATTCGGTATTTAAATATCTGACAGCCTTAGCAGTCAGCCCTTACCCAATACTGATAACAGGTGAAAGTGGTGTTGGAAAAGGCGTACTCGCCAAAGCAACGGCGGAACTGTCCCGCCCGGGCAGACCTTTTGTGTCTATAAACGTGAGCGGTCTTGATGATCATGCTTTCTCTGACACGCTTTTCGGGCACAGGAAAGGTGCCTTTACAGGTGCCGATTCAAACCGCCCGGGAGCCATACAAAAGGCAGATGACGGAACATTGTTCCTTGATGAAATAGGTGATCTTCCAAATACTCTTCAGGTGAAGCTTTTATATCTTGCACAGGATGGAGAATATCAGCAGCTTGGGTCTGATGCGGCTTCTAAGTCCCGCGCAAGACTGATCTTTGCCACAAATCAAAATCTGGAGGACAAATGCAGAGCGGGCGAGTTTCGTCAGGATTTGTATTACAGACTGAACACTCACTTTGTACATATACCTCCTCTGAGGGAAAGGCCTGAGGATATTCAGATTTTGTTTCATCATTTTATCAGTCAGGCATCACAAGAGTTCCAGAGAAGTGTCCCTGAAATAACTCAGGATGCTCTGGATTTAATTAGCGCCTATTCTTTCCCCGGAAATACGCGTCAATTAAGAGCAATATGCTTTGACGTGCTGGCACGTACTCAAAATAAAATTCAGGCAAAAGACCTGCAAAGTTACCTGACATCCAATGAAACAAAAATTGATCTTAATGATAGTCCATTACCAAAAGTTGACGAAGTCATAGATCAGCTTATTTGTGATGCCATGAAGCTGGCAGGGAATAACCAGACCAAAGCTGCCGCTATGATAGGGATATCTCAGTCAACTTTAAGCAGACGCTTAAGAAAGTAG
- a CDS encoding ATP-binding protein — protein MKHLIILIFILLSAAVYAQDSCNITYGLRVDPYKPYEWIDDNGVPHGMNVDLLKQMAKKAGCTYTITPGERDELLYKLKNNEITMMSISPIPEADQFAAYIEQSVVIYRYAVNRIDDPPIESMEDWRGKTVLFMKGSYTDSYLQKHKDEYNLNLISYQNHIDMVEDYLAGRGDFFVASLPSILNLPKHYEIKICGFPIIPTIYGFAMNKTNSALYARLNDAMEELKASGDYFEIMKKWSRSKDTPLWHKYMIHIVLTVVLTILLMLLWNKSLHMRVHQKTASLNTLTGLLQMLLDVLPEQIYLINSNGMPVWSNAASSNANFKIELISNEIEQAIVTNKSFETKLFLDNTETWEVSGIILEKGSEPLLIVASNITEKVRQRDELLVLDRMTALGNMAANIAHEINNPAGLIMHNIDFLQKLSNDIHKNLETPDPSRRFAGLSWIDARQEEISAHTIITENILRIINTVNDLKTFSKKRDDAYALVDLKLILNDSVRFVGYFVKSFTRNFTCRIDEPVAPVRGHAQHIEQIIINLIQNACYALTDSEQAITCSLSESEDGKYVVFSIEDEGCGMSPEVKQKAFESFYTTRKNGTGLGLSIVASIVKEHWGHYILDSEEGEGTRVRIFFPKETL, from the coding sequence ATGAAACATTTAATTATCTTAATTTTTATTCTACTTTCTGCTGCGGTGTACGCACAGGATAGCTGCAATATTACCTATGGACTAAGGGTTGACCCATATAAACCCTATGAATGGATCGACGACAATGGCGTCCCCCACGGTATGAATGTCGATCTTCTTAAACAGATGGCTAAAAAGGCCGGATGTACATACACTATCACCCCAGGTGAGCGAGACGAGCTTCTTTATAAGTTGAAAAATAACGAGATCACCATGATGAGCATTTCCCCGATACCTGAAGCTGATCAATTTGCCGCATACATAGAGCAGTCTGTAGTAATATACAGATACGCGGTGAACAGGATAGACGATCCTCCAATAGAAAGTATGGAAGACTGGAGGGGCAAGACTGTACTTTTCATGAAGGGAAGCTATACAGACAGCTATCTCCAGAAGCATAAAGATGAATATAATCTGAATCTTATCAGTTATCAAAACCATATAGATATGGTTGAAGATTATCTGGCTGGAAGAGGTGATTTTTTTGTGGCAAGTCTTCCGTCTATTCTAAATCTGCCGAAGCATTATGAGATAAAAATCTGTGGTTTTCCTATAATTCCAACTATATATGGCTTTGCAATGAATAAAACCAATAGTGCTCTATATGCTAGGCTGAATGACGCGATGGAAGAGCTGAAAGCATCTGGTGATTATTTTGAAATAATGAAAAAGTGGTCACGCTCGAAGGACACGCCTCTGTGGCATAAATATATGATACATATTGTGCTAACTGTAGTTCTCACTATATTGCTCATGCTTTTATGGAACAAATCACTTCACATGCGAGTACATCAGAAGACAGCGTCCCTAAACACTTTGACCGGGCTACTGCAGATGCTTCTGGATGTATTGCCTGAGCAAATCTACCTGATAAATTCAAATGGGATGCCTGTGTGGTCAAATGCGGCATCTTCCAATGCTAATTTTAAAATTGAGCTGATAAGTAATGAGATAGAGCAGGCTATTGTCACAAACAAATCATTTGAAACAAAACTCTTCCTCGACAATACAGAGACGTGGGAGGTCTCGGGTATTATTTTGGAAAAAGGTAGTGAGCCGCTTTTGATTGTTGCTTCTAATATTACTGAAAAAGTACGTCAAAGAGATGAACTGCTCGTCTTAGACAGAATGACTGCACTGGGAAATATGGCTGCAAATATAGCCCATGAGATTAATAATCCGGCGGGACTAATCATGCACAACATCGATTTTCTGCAAAAGCTTTCAAACGATATACATAAAAATTTGGAGACACCTGATCCATCAAGACGCTTTGCCGGGCTTAGCTGGATTGATGCACGTCAGGAAGAGATATCTGCGCATACAATTATTACAGAAAATATACTGCGCATCATAAACACTGTTAATGATCTCAAAACATTCAGTAAAAAACGTGATGATGCCTATGCACTGGTGGATTTGAAACTTATCCTTAATGATTCTGTTCGTTTTGTGGGGTATTTCGTCAAGAGCTTCACCAGAAATTTTACTTGTCGAATAGATGAACCGGTTGCTCCTGTCAGGGGACACGCTCAGCACATAGAGCAGATCATTATCAACCTGATCCAAAATGCATGCTACGCCCTTACCGATAGTGAACAGGCTATAACATGCAGCCTGAGCGAATCTGAAGATGGCAAGTATGTCGTATTTTCAATAGAGGACGAAGGCTGCGGCATGAGCCCCGAAGTGAAGCAGAAAGCTTTTGAATCATTTTATACTACACGGAAAAACGGCACAGGGTTGGGGCTGTCAATAGTCGCCAGTATTGTAAAAGAACATTGGGGACACTATATCCTGGATTCTGAAGAAGGGGAAGGTACACGTGTCAGAATATTCTTCCCTAAGGAGACATTATGA
- a CDS encoding cytochrome c3 family protein: MPSIKKCIVPLVLIFVLTLCNVAISKGNIPTEWSMDTDCTLCHTHEADTLKNEKCLIYAHSDQSCTACHSQEKKLAVSHRKMSADTSKLKRLKRTTVDEANCIACHGEWKDLAEQTKNTTLVKDSEGTVVNPHRVRADINKKNQHDLITCTNCHRMHTESNLAEAANEECRTCHHKGVYTCGTCHD, translated from the coding sequence ATGCCGAGTATTAAAAAATGCATAGTACCACTGGTTTTGATTTTTGTTCTGACGCTATGCAACGTTGCCATATCAAAGGGCAATATTCCTACCGAATGGAGCATGGATACGGATTGCACTCTATGCCATACCCACGAGGCAGATACTTTAAAAAATGAAAAATGCCTTATCTACGCTCACAGCGATCAAAGCTGCACAGCATGCCATTCACAAGAAAAAAAGCTGGCTGTTTCGCACAGGAAAATGTCTGCAGATACCTCAAAACTGAAACGCCTGAAAAGAACCACCGTTGATGAGGCGAACTGCATTGCATGTCATGGCGAATGGAAAGACCTTGCCGAACAGACAAAGAATACAACTCTGGTAAAGGACTCTGAGGGAACAGTTGTCAATCCGCATAGAGTAAGGGCAGACATAAACAAGAAGAATCAGCACGATCTGATTACATGCACAAATTGCCACAGGATGCATACAGAATCAAATCTTGCAGAAGCTGCAAACGAGGAATGCCGCACCTGTCACCATAAAGGTGTATACACATGCGGCACTTGCCACGATTAA
- a CDS encoding FAD-dependent oxidoreductase has product MSEKKDGIGSKMLSKRDFMKVSSLTVGGAILAAGCASTSIAATGSKPVQKWDYEADVIVIGTGPAGLSCAAAAAENGAAVIAIDANDKIGGKGILSGGNLGIGGGTRMQKALGFVETADIIYEDRTVPNLRKDATMTVETVDNRKVTMGMWRKISGAEDGEGMSRAFADNSLDTWNWLDGMGCAFVKAKKSKMSQVYRGTRYFTLTARNFVDRDNAKSGDLKSGGAGIIWPLYDRADENGVKFMLSCKMTRIIREDNDGRVLGIEANYKGKTIYMKGKKAVFLGTGSWNGNKNLKQLFLPWLTKYPHITGEPYVKNDGKGIEAAIQVGASLSTDRGSDWHGWHRHPGSRWHRSGAPFGIRGFEDPFLESESIYVNAEGNRFMNEEIGEDNPAWVGGSKPFYFAQICATQTTDEDGPVVWIIMDETSRQKQKLEFKPGDNVEKFMYGKGNTLQELASAINVPAGNLTASVKRYNELVAKGKDDDFDKQEMTAKIIQPPFHAIKWGIQKHNTLGGVTINPQARVLDWERNPIPGLYAAGECAGAMDLIGLARPLVFGRIAGMTIAKEEK; this is encoded by the coding sequence ATGTCTGAAAAAAAAGACGGTATTGGAAGCAAAATGTTATCCAAAAGAGATTTTATGAAGGTATCCAGCTTGACAGTTGGAGGTGCCATACTGGCTGCTGGCTGTGCATCGACATCAATCGCTGCGACAGGTTCTAAGCCTGTACAAAAGTGGGATTACGAAGCTGATGTTATCGTAATCGGTACCGGCCCTGCCGGGCTTAGCTGCGCTGCTGCTGCTGCTGAAAATGGTGCGGCTGTTATCGCTATTGACGCAAATGATAAGATAGGTGGTAAAGGTATTCTCTCAGGAGGTAACCTTGGTATTGGTGGTGGAACCCGTATGCAAAAAGCTCTTGGATTTGTAGAGACAGCAGATATTATTTATGAAGATCGTACTGTTCCGAACCTGCGTAAAGATGCGACAATGACAGTTGAGACTGTTGATAACCGGAAGGTCACAATGGGTATGTGGCGTAAAATATCCGGCGCGGAAGATGGCGAAGGTATGTCTCGTGCTTTTGCTGACAACAGTCTGGATACATGGAACTGGCTGGACGGAATGGGCTGCGCATTCGTAAAAGCTAAAAAAAGCAAAATGTCCCAGGTTTACCGAGGCACACGTTACTTTACTCTCACTGCCCGTAATTTTGTAGATCGTGACAATGCAAAATCAGGTGACCTGAAATCAGGTGGAGCAGGTATCATATGGCCTCTCTACGACAGAGCAGATGAAAACGGTGTTAAGTTCATGCTCAGCTGCAAAATGACAAGAATTATCCGTGAAGACAATGATGGCCGTGTTCTTGGTATAGAAGCAAATTACAAAGGCAAAACAATATATATGAAGGGCAAGAAAGCCGTATTTCTTGGCACCGGAAGCTGGAATGGCAATAAAAACCTTAAGCAGCTCTTTTTGCCGTGGCTCACAAAATATCCACATATCACAGGCGAACCATACGTGAAAAATGACGGTAAAGGTATCGAAGCTGCGATTCAGGTTGGCGCATCACTTTCCACTGACCGTGGTAGTGACTGGCACGGTTGGCACCGCCACCCTGGTTCACGCTGGCACCGCTCCGGAGCACCATTCGGAATTAGAGGCTTCGAAGACCCGTTTCTTGAAAGCGAAAGCATCTATGTTAACGCCGAAGGTAACCGATTTATGAACGAAGAAATAGGCGAAGACAACCCTGCGTGGGTAGGTGGTTCAAAACCATTCTACTTCGCACAAATATGCGCTACACAAACTACAGATGAAGACGGCCCTGTAGTGTGGATCATCATGGATGAGACATCTCGTCAGAAACAAAAGCTCGAGTTTAAACCAGGCGATAATGTTGAGAAATTCATGTACGGCAAAGGCAACACTCTACAAGAGCTGGCATCAGCCATCAATGTTCCTGCTGGTAACCTCACTGCTTCTGTTAAACGTTATAACGAACTCGTAGCAAAAGGGAAGGACGATGATTTTGATAAACAGGAAATGACTGCAAAAATCATTCAGCCACCTTTCCATGCTATTAAATGGGGTATCCAGAAACACAATACTCTCGGCGGGGTAACAATCAACCCTCAAGCACGTGTTCTCGACTGGGAGCGTAATCCTATTCCTGGTCTTTATGCTGCCGGAGAATGTGCCGGCGCTATGGACCTTATCGGTCTGGCAAGACCTTTGGTTTTCGGTCGCATTGCAGGTATGACAATAGCAAAAGAAGAAAAGTAA
- a CDS encoding histidine phosphatase family protein — protein sequence MKPKHIIIVRHGQSEANVNKELYENTPDHMMQITAKGREQAAKCGQQLKPLLDGKKITVWQSPYMRTRETAETIISQLDEAEVKIKEDPRLREQEWGNFYTMEQGRRENEERKRHSNFFYRVSNGESGADVYDRISTFLETLHRDFNEDNWTEDILISTHGITALIFLMRFFHWRYEEYETANKFANCDYVVLELDDAIQKYSITQDYRSIQNQH from the coding sequence ATGAAACCAAAACACATAATAATAGTCAGACATGGACAATCGGAAGCTAATGTAAATAAAGAGCTTTATGAGAACACTCCTGACCATATGATGCAAATCACTGCAAAAGGCAGAGAGCAAGCAGCCAAATGTGGACAGCAGCTTAAACCGCTCCTTGATGGCAAAAAAATCACTGTGTGGCAGTCTCCTTATATGCGTACTCGAGAAACCGCTGAAACTATCATTTCTCAGCTTGATGAAGCTGAAGTTAAAATAAAAGAAGATCCTCGTCTCCGTGAGCAGGAATGGGGCAATTTCTACACCATGGAGCAAGGTCGAAGAGAAAATGAGGAACGTAAAAGACACAGTAACTTCTTCTATAGAGTGTCTAATGGCGAGTCTGGAGCTGACGTATACGACAGAATTTCAACTTTTCTAGAGACATTGCATAGGGACTTTAATGAAGACAACTGGACTGAAGATATCCTTATAAGTACTCATGGCATAACTGCTTTAATTTTTTTGATGCGTTTCTTTCACTGGAGATATGAAGAATACGAAACAGCAAACAAGTTTGCTAACTGCGACTATGTTGTTCTTGAACTTGATGATGCTATTCAGAAATATTCAATTACACAAGACTACAGAAGTATACAGAATCAACACTAG
- a CDS encoding DUF262 domain-containing protein, whose amino-acid sequence MSEFEDLKDLIDTYDSDEDAAAENIENEFQYNIDSFTNAIPVERLIDDFQRNIIKIPEFQRPYVWNRPDNKTGRHRPSLFIDSILLGLPIPPITVYKDPEAREEGYLIDGRQRLMTMSFFTRGQFQNGKEFKLKGENIYKDWQGKAYKDLPESLKDRFNRTYIPVMYIRQLKKDLQMTPGASSIYLLFDRLNSGGYALTPHEKRGVLGLNNNRLLVLMKNASQLLEWRYIFPHSLMNFQDKPYNESVFQENVFRTIAFSLNYEQYEGNITRFLDKFMVSYSINDPEPIMYLTQEVLKVLITNKNIDKFFRPRGRFSISLFESVFVACYRILDKGKTITNFEKKYQQVVENGYYLAQGSRSLSNKFDMLKKFNNTYEIFNA is encoded by the coding sequence ATGAGTGAATTTGAGGATCTTAAAGATTTAATAGACACATATGATTCGGATGAAGATGCTGCAGCGGAAAATATCGAAAATGAGTTCCAATACAATATTGATAGCTTCACCAATGCGATTCCTGTGGAACGCTTGATAGATGATTTTCAAAGAAATATAATCAAAATCCCTGAATTTCAAAGGCCTTACGTCTGGAATCGGCCTGACAATAAAACTGGCAGACATCGCCCTAGCCTATTTATTGACTCAATCTTATTAGGATTACCAATTCCTCCAATAACTGTTTACAAAGATCCAGAAGCACGTGAAGAAGGTTATTTAATTGATGGTAGGCAAAGACTAATGACAATGTCTTTTTTTACTAGAGGTCAATTCCAGAATGGTAAAGAATTTAAGCTAAAAGGTGAAAATATCTATAAAGATTGGCAAGGTAAAGCATATAAAGACCTACCAGAAAGTCTTAAAGATCGTTTTAATAGAACTTATATTCCAGTTATGTATATTAGGCAATTAAAGAAGGATCTACAAATGACTCCAGGGGCTAGTTCTATCTATCTTTTGTTTGATAGATTAAATTCCGGAGGTTATGCTCTCACTCCACATGAGAAACGTGGCGTACTTGGATTAAACAATAATCGTCTGTTAGTTCTTATGAAAAATGCATCGCAACTTCTTGAATGGAGATATATATTCCCACATTCATTGATGAATTTTCAAGATAAACCATATAATGAAAGTGTATTCCAAGAGAATGTATTTCGAACAATTGCGTTTTCGCTAAATTACGAACAATACGAAGGGAACATTACACGGTTCTTAGATAAATTTATGGTCTCATATTCAATAAATGATCCAGAGCCTATTATGTATTTAACTCAAGAAGTATTAAAAGTACTCATTACTAACAAAAATATAGATAAATTTTTTAGACCACGAGGTCGCTTCAGCATCTCTCTATTTGAATCAGTTTTCGTTGCTTGTTATAGGATTTTAGATAAAGGCAAAACTATAACTAATTTTGAAAAAAAATACCAGCAAGTTGTCGAAAATGGCTACTATCTTGCCCAAGGAAGTCGCAGTCTATCAAACAAATTTGATATGTTGAAGAAATTTAATAATACGTATGAGATATTTAATGCATGA